Proteins from a single region of Deltaproteobacteria bacterium:
- a CDS encoding universal stress protein → MLPLKKILCPTDFSDPSFEALEVATELALHFSSELIVIHVVAPIPVIATEYRSPAAFNVQEYQKVMEASSMKVLEEQIGKRIPERVSTRRILSSGDPADQIVNTAENENVDVIVIATRGQTGLKRLVFGSVAEKVVRLARRPVLSIRERHP, encoded by the coding sequence ATGTTGCCTTTAAAAAAGATCCTATGTCCTACGGATTTCAGCGATCCATCTTTTGAGGCGTTGGAAGTGGCCACCGAACTGGCCTTGCATTTTTCCTCCGAGCTGATCGTCATCCACGTCGTAGCGCCGATTCCGGTTATCGCAACGGAGTACAGGAGCCCAGCAGCCTTCAATGTTCAGGAATATCAGAAGGTAATGGAAGCATCGTCGATGAAGGTCCTGGAAGAGCAAATCGGAAAGAGGATACCTGAACGTGTTTCGACCCGCAGGATATTATCTTCGGGCGATCCCGCCGATCAGATTGTGAATACCGCCGAAAATGAAAACGTGGACGTTATCGTCATCGCCACCCGGGGCCAAACCGGATTAAAACGCCTTGTCTTCGGTTCGGTCGCAGAAAAGGTCGTTCGGCTTGCCAGGCGTCCTGTTCTCAGCATCCGGGAGAGGCACCCATAA
- a CDS encoding CBS and ACT domain-containing protein, with protein sequence MLVKDWMTKTVITVDANDSMHEAMGLMKKHMISMLPVMKRGKLVGIVTDRDMKRASASDATTLEMHELLYLISKIAVKDIMTKEPVTIPFDFTVEEAAEILMKNRISGAPVVDREGRVVGTITKGDIFRVLVSLTGVGQRGIQFAFQVEDRSGSIKEVADIIRSYGGRMVSILSTYEHVPKGFRKVFIRMYGVDRDKLPRLEEELRQKAELLYVVDHRENRREIF encoded by the coding sequence ATGTTGGTAAAAGACTGGATGACAAAGACGGTCATCACTGTCGATGCGAATGACTCCATGCATGAGGCCATGGGGTTAATGAAAAAGCATATGATCTCCATGTTGCCTGTTATGAAAAGGGGCAAGTTGGTGGGAATCGTTACGGACAGGGATATGAAAAGGGCCTCTGCATCCGATGCCACCACCCTGGAAATGCATGAGTTGCTTTATTTGATTTCAAAAATCGCAGTCAAGGACATCATGACCAAAGAACCGGTGACCATACCCTTTGATTTTACGGTTGAAGAGGCCGCCGAGATATTAATGAAAAACAGGATATCCGGCGCCCCGGTGGTGGATCGGGAAGGCCGGGTGGTGGGGACCATTACCAAGGGAGACATCTTCAGGGTCCTGGTTTCTCTGACCGGTGTGGGGCAACGGGGGATCCAGTTTGCCTTCCAGGTGGAAGACCGCTCAGGGTCCATCAAAGAGGTCGCGGATATCATCCGGAGTTACGGGGGCCGAATGGTGAGCATTCTGAGCACATACGAACATGTTCCCAAAGGCTTCAGAAAGGTATTCATCAGGATGTATGGGGTGGATCGGGACAAACTTCCCCGTCTCGAAGAGGAACTCCGACAAAAAGCCGAACTCCTCTACGTGGTGGATCACCGGGAAAACAGGAGAGAAATCTTTTAG
- a CDS encoding bifunctional acetate--CoA ligase family protein/GNAT family N-acetyltransferase: MVNLDRVFRPTSVALVGATDREGTIGHALWRNLTTGRFKGRVYPVNPHRKALGKAVVYPSISAIEAPLDLAVIATPINTVPEVLAACAQKQVGGAIVISAGGKEIGKEGIRSEKEIQKAAAKGKIRIVGPNCMGIIAAEPGLNASFAEEMPLPGRIAFLSQSGAICSAILDLSFEESIGFRYFVSVGSMLDVDFGDLINYFGHDPEVSSILLYIEQLSRVRKFLSAARTVTRFKPIIVLKSGRSPAGAKAASSHTGALAGEDAIYDAAFERAGIIRVDTIQELFDCAELVAKQTPAKGSSLAILTNGGGPGVMAADALATSGLVPAQLESSTIQQLNGVLPSYWSRGNPIDMLGDATIERWRKVVGIMLEAREIQALLIIFVPQALTPGTEVARALVERLGAGPHYPVLGVWMGGKSAREPRQLLNRAGIPTYDTPERAVRAFVHLRRYARELELLGEVPPRLETTLLFDRNKARDILTPVLEKGGGLLTEMESKALLCAYGIPVNPTRAVASAEAAVSAAREMRGPVVMKVLSRQITHKSDIGGVLLNLEGDRAVASAFQKIIQGARQHFPEAEIDGATLQPMILGGEHELIVGAKQDTEFGPVILFGMGGVMTEIFKDRALGLPPLNRLLARRLMEKTLCYQVLKGFRNREAANMPLLEEILIRLSQLLTDLPEVWELDINPLILRGKEAVAVDARVVVTPTAVKAPSHLVISPYPEQYESDAVTRDGRPYGIRPIKPEDASLLIQLFSTLSRKSVYYRFLSPLKALPPQMVSLFTQIDYDRDMALVAVEHRDGEERLLGVARLMVEPGGERGEFAVVIGDSWQGLGIGARLMEDLLAIGKERGMEEIWGLVLPENKTMLNLAQKLGFSIRPSEDRRVYRVALRLSGQGDDNQGGGQATK; the protein is encoded by the coding sequence ATGGTTAATCTCGACAGGGTTTTCAGGCCCACGTCCGTGGCCCTTGTCGGTGCAACCGACAGGGAGGGAACCATCGGGCATGCCCTGTGGAGAAACCTGACCACAGGGAGGTTCAAGGGCAGGGTCTATCCTGTCAATCCCCACCGCAAGGCATTGGGAAAAGCGGTTGTCTATCCTTCCATATCGGCCATCGAAGCGCCGCTGGACCTGGCGGTGATCGCCACCCCCATCAATACCGTCCCGGAGGTCCTGGCGGCGTGCGCCCAAAAACAGGTGGGCGGTGCGATTGTCATTTCTGCCGGGGGAAAAGAAATCGGCAAGGAAGGGATCAGGAGTGAAAAAGAGATCCAGAAAGCGGCCGCCAAGGGCAAGATCCGTATCGTAGGTCCCAACTGCATGGGGATCATCGCGGCTGAACCGGGACTCAATGCAAGTTTTGCCGAAGAGATGCCGCTTCCCGGACGGATTGCCTTCCTCTCTCAGAGTGGTGCGATCTGCTCGGCGATTCTGGATCTGTCCTTTGAAGAGAGCATCGGATTTCGGTATTTTGTCAGCGTGGGGTCCATGCTTGACGTGGATTTCGGCGATCTCATCAATTATTTCGGGCATGACCCGGAGGTGAGCAGCATCCTCCTATACATAGAGCAGCTCAGCCGCGTCAGAAAATTTCTGAGCGCGGCCAGGACAGTGACCCGCTTCAAGCCGATCATCGTGCTCAAATCCGGAAGGTCCCCGGCAGGGGCCAAGGCCGCCTCCTCACACACGGGGGCGCTGGCCGGAGAAGACGCCATCTATGATGCCGCCTTTGAACGCGCCGGAATCATACGTGTGGATACCATTCAGGAGCTATTCGACTGTGCGGAACTCGTTGCCAAACAGACCCCGGCCAAGGGATCCAGCCTTGCCATCCTGACAAACGGCGGGGGCCCCGGCGTAATGGCCGCCGATGCCCTGGCAACCAGCGGTCTGGTGCCCGCCCAACTCGAATCCTCAACCATCCAGCAGCTGAATGGCGTGCTCCCTTCCTACTGGAGCAGGGGGAATCCCATCGATATGCTGGGAGACGCCACCATTGAACGATGGCGGAAGGTGGTCGGAATCATGCTGGAGGCCCGGGAGATTCAGGCCCTTCTCATCATCTTTGTCCCCCAGGCCCTGACCCCTGGAACCGAGGTGGCCAGGGCGCTTGTGGAACGTCTCGGGGCCGGCCCCCATTATCCGGTTCTGGGCGTGTGGATGGGGGGGAAGAGCGCCAGGGAGCCGAGGCAACTCCTCAACCGCGCCGGCATCCCGACCTACGACACCCCTGAAAGGGCGGTCAGGGCCTTTGTCCATCTCCGGAGATATGCCAGGGAGCTGGAGCTGCTGGGAGAGGTCCCCCCGAGACTTGAAACGACCCTCCTGTTTGATCGAAACAAGGCAAGAGACATTCTGACCCCTGTCCTGGAAAAAGGAGGCGGACTTCTCACGGAGATGGAATCGAAGGCCCTTCTTTGCGCTTATGGGATCCCGGTGAATCCGACTCGAGCGGTCGCCTCTGCTGAGGCCGCTGTCTCAGCAGCCAGGGAAATGAGGGGTCCGGTCGTCATGAAGGTCTTGTCGCGACAGATCACCCATAAGAGCGATATCGGAGGGGTGTTATTGAATCTCGAAGGCGACCGCGCCGTTGCCTCCGCCTTTCAAAAAATTATCCAAGGCGCAAGGCAACACTTTCCGGAGGCGGAGATCGATGGAGCGACCCTCCAGCCGATGATCCTGGGTGGAGAACATGAACTCATCGTCGGCGCCAAGCAGGACACGGAATTCGGCCCCGTGATCCTCTTCGGCATGGGCGGCGTGATGACCGAAATTTTCAAAGACAGGGCCCTGGGACTTCCTCCTCTCAACCGGCTGCTCGCCCGGCGGCTCATGGAAAAAACCCTCTGTTATCAGGTCCTGAAGGGATTCCGAAACAGGGAGGCCGCAAATATGCCCCTCCTGGAGGAAATCCTGATACGTCTTTCTCAGCTCCTCACCGATCTGCCTGAGGTGTGGGAACTGGATATCAATCCGCTGATCCTCAGGGGTAAAGAGGCAGTTGCCGTTGATGCGAGGGTGGTTGTCACTCCCACGGCGGTGAAGGCACCTTCCCATCTGGTGATCAGCCCCTATCCCGAACAATATGAATCCGATGCCGTTACCCGGGATGGCCGACCTTACGGCATCCGGCCCATAAAACCGGAGGATGCATCTTTACTGATCCAGCTTTTCAGCACCCTTTCAAGGAAGTCGGTGTACTACCGGTTTCTGAGTCCTCTAAAGGCGTTGCCCCCTCAGATGGTTTCGCTGTTCACCCAGATAGACTACGACCGCGATATGGCCCTGGTGGCCGTGGAGCACCGGGACGGAGAAGAAAGGCTTCTCGGTGTGGCCAGGCTGATGGTGGAGCCCGGCGGAGAACGGGGCGAATTCGCCGTAGTCATCGGGGACAGTTGGCAGGGGCTGGGTATCGGGGCCCGTCTCATGGAGGATCTCCTGGCTATCGGAAAGGAGAGGGGAATGGAAGAAATCTGGGGGCTGGTGCTTCCCGAAAACAAGACCATGCTGAACCTTGCACAAAAGCTGGGCTTCTCCATAAGGCCTTCGGAAGATCGTCGCGTCTACCGGGTGGCATTGCGATTATCCGGCCAAGGGGATGACAACCAAGGCGGCGGGCAGGCAACAAAATGA
- a CDS encoding two-component sensor histidine kinase — protein sequence MRNAIYTGLRRKITAITLAVSLAPLVALGTTIYYQFSGMYRDKIREQIYYRARSQARAVDLFLKERTAILAAMADTNHFNEIVRESNLSAIFSIMNQRAGAFVDLGVIDIGGRHAAYIGPYELSGLNYYQQPWFGEAMTKGVFISDVYTGFRKIPHFVIAVKRQENQHSWILRATIDSDVFGASIKAAQVGRTGDAYIINREGYYQTRPRFAGEIMEKSPVDPSLFGGGTTILEGGNGHGKPMLYAGSWLNNDKWLLVVSQEIREEMASFYATGSVEIAIMLAGIMAIVIVTVLTTGVTVKRLRESDERIDELNAQLVQSDKLAALGKMAAGVAHEINNPLAVILQKTGWIEDLLEEEDLAQSKSHEELKASIAKIEEHVERARKVVHGMLGYARKMEPRLEDVDVNEIIRQTISLLGNYARINNIEIKTDFAEELPIIANDQSQLQQVFLNIISNAIDAIGKDGHIVVKSQRDGPLIAVDITDTGPGIPPEQKKRVFDPFYTTKDPGKGTGLGLWISYTIMKKMGGDIHLETEAGKGTTFTIKIPAVAPEKK from the coding sequence ATGAGGAATGCCATTTATACAGGTCTTCGAAGAAAAATTACGGCCATTACTCTGGCAGTCTCCCTCGCCCCGCTCGTAGCCCTCGGGACAACGATTTACTATCAATTCTCCGGCATGTACCGCGATAAGATTCGGGAACAGATATATTACCGGGCAAGATCCCAGGCGAGGGCCGTAGACCTGTTTCTGAAGGAGAGAACCGCCATTCTGGCGGCCATGGCGGATACAAATCATTTCAACGAGATTGTCCGGGAATCAAATCTTTCAGCCATCTTCTCTATCATGAATCAGCGGGCAGGGGCCTTTGTGGACCTTGGAGTAATAGACATTGGAGGCCGGCACGCCGCCTATATCGGCCCTTACGAGCTTTCCGGCCTCAATTACTACCAGCAGCCATGGTTTGGGGAGGCCATGACCAAGGGTGTCTTCATCAGCGATGTCTACACGGGTTTCAGGAAGATCCCTCATTTCGTCATAGCGGTGAAGCGACAGGAGAACCAGCACAGTTGGATCCTGAGGGCCACCATCGATTCAGACGTCTTCGGCGCAAGCATCAAGGCGGCGCAGGTCGGCCGTACCGGGGATGCATATATCATTAATCGAGAAGGATATTACCAGACGCGGCCTCGTTTTGCAGGGGAGATTATGGAAAAATCCCCTGTCGATCCGTCCCTGTTCGGAGGTGGAACCACCATACTGGAAGGGGGTAATGGACATGGAAAACCGATGCTTTATGCCGGAAGCTGGCTCAACAACGACAAGTGGCTCCTGGTTGTCTCCCAGGAGATCCGGGAGGAAATGGCGTCGTTTTATGCCACCGGGAGTGTGGAGATCGCCATTATGCTGGCAGGTATCATGGCCATTGTCATCGTTACCGTCTTAACCACCGGAGTGACGGTGAAACGACTGAGGGAAAGCGATGAACGGATTGATGAACTCAACGCCCAACTGGTACAATCGGACAAGCTGGCGGCCTTAGGTAAAATGGCCGCCGGGGTTGCCCATGAGATAAACAATCCCCTTGCGGTGATACTTCAGAAGACAGGCTGGATAGAGGATCTCTTGGAGGAGGAAGATCTGGCTCAGAGCAAGAGCCACGAAGAGCTGAAGGCCTCCATTGCCAAGATAGAAGAGCATGTGGAACGTGCCAGAAAAGTGGTGCATGGCATGCTGGGATATGCCAGGAAGATGGAACCGAGGTTGGAGGATGTGGATGTCAACGAAATCATCAGGCAGACCATCTCTCTTCTGGGTAATTATGCCAGGATCAACAACATAGAGATCAAAACGGATTTCGCAGAGGAACTTCCGATCATAGCCAACGATCAATCCCAGCTTCAACAGGTCTTTTTAAATATTATCAGCAACGCGATTGACGCAATCGGTAAAGATGGGCATATAGTGGTCAAGAGCCAGCGGGATGGTCCCTTGATAGCTGTTGACATAACGGACACAGGACCCGGAATTCCCCCTGAGCAGAAAAAAAGGGTGTTCGATCCTTTCTATACCACCAAAGATCCCGGCAAAGGAACGGGGCTGGGTCTGTGGATCAGTTACACCATAATGAAAAAGATGGGCGGCGACATCCATCTTGAGACAGAGGCCGGGAAGGGCACCACCTTTACCATAAAGATACCGGCAGTGGCGCCTGAGAAGAAATAA
- a CDS encoding nucleotidyl transferase AbiEii/AbiGii toxin family protein, whose translation MKPNKQDFFNQYRENVIIEVVQALAKSDAGSQIAFKGGTALKLFYDLPRYSEDIDYDVLPGGLPDGLIGIIKSLCTKKRWEVTDNALKYHTILVELRFRGPDRNFHIKIEISTREKELKTAILPLRGVPIVTLEPSFLMTEKLLTYLDRQAGRDIFDTWFILNGAYPLDEAMIARAFENRSAFFQALLNTVKTADPKKILRDTGKLLNQDYRNWIQTSFLADLERLIKKQM comes from the coding sequence ATGAAGCCAAATAAACAGGATTTTTTCAATCAGTACCGGGAAAACGTCATCATAGAGGTTGTTCAGGCCCTGGCCAAATCCGATGCCGGTTCACAAATCGCCTTTAAGGGGGGAACGGCACTCAAGCTTTTCTATGATCTGCCCCGTTACTCCGAGGATATCGATTATGATGTCCTTCCAGGGGGATTGCCCGATGGGCTTATCGGCATCATCAAAAGCCTTTGCACAAAGAAACGCTGGGAGGTAACCGACAACGCCCTAAAATACCACACAATCCTTGTAGAGCTGCGATTCAGGGGGCCTGACAGAAATTTCCATATAAAAATTGAAATCTCCACCAGGGAAAAGGAACTCAAAACCGCCATTCTCCCCCTCAGAGGCGTGCCCATCGTCACGCTGGAGCCCTCCTTCTTAATGACAGAGAAGCTTCTCACGTATCTTGACCGCCAGGCCGGCAGAGACATCTTTGATACCTGGTTTATCCTGAACGGCGCATACCCCCTGGATGAAGCCATGATAGCGCGAGCGTTTGAGAATCGTTCGGCGTTTTTTCAGGCCCTGTTGAATACGGTCAAGACAGCAGATCCCAAGAAAATCCTTCGAGACACCGGTAAGCTTTTAAATCAGGATTACAGGAACTGGATACAGACATCCTTCCTTGCCGACCTTGAGCGGCTGATCAAAAAGCAGATGTAA
- a CDS encoding response regulator, with the protein MDLFRVLVVDDEKDFLETLVNRLKKRNVDAIGVLSGEAAVEEMKKQLFDVVILDVKMPGGMDGIEALREMKKIQPLCEVILLTGHASVETSIEGMKLGAFDYLLKPVRLEDLMIKLGQAFEKKNAHEQKIRGARIKQLMRFPGRVFDQEKEDA; encoded by the coding sequence ATGGATCTTTTTAGAGTACTTGTTGTGGATGACGAAAAGGATTTTCTGGAGACCCTGGTGAATCGTCTCAAGAAGAGGAATGTGGATGCCATCGGGGTCCTGAGCGGCGAGGCTGCCGTCGAAGAGATGAAAAAGCAGCTTTTTGACGTGGTGATACTGGATGTGAAGATGCCCGGAGGGATGGACGGCATCGAGGCCCTGCGAGAGATGAAAAAAATACAACCCCTGTGCGAGGTCATCCTGTTGACCGGGCATGCTTCTGTTGAAACGAGCATCGAGGGGATGAAGTTGGGGGCCTTTGACTATCTGCTGAAACCCGTAAGGCTGGAGGACCTGATGATCAAACTCGGGCAGGCCTTTGAAAAAAAGAACGCCCACGAACAGAAGATACGGGGGGCAAGGATCAAACAGCTCATGCGGTTTCCGGGAAGGGTCTTTGATCAGGAAAAGGAGGATGCCTAA